In one Mycobacterium sp. NBC_00419 genomic region, the following are encoded:
- a CDS encoding CaiB/BaiF CoA transferase family protein, translated as MSGPLAGVRVLEVAMYGFVPSCGAVLGEWGAEVVKVEHAVTGDPQRGLRQTGPLRVEGDPNPNVEHANRGKRSIGLDMSVSGGREVLLELVRRSDVFLTSFLPGHRRKFGIDVDDIRAVNPKIIYARGSAFGPRGQESEKGGYDMTAFWCRAGTAATITPPGIEGMIGPPGPAYGDTISGTNLAGGIAAALFKRERTGEPSVVDVSLLGSGLWAMGHTIALTQHLGERMVAPVPGVHGSPINPLVGLYETADGRYISFVMMQPTKFWADVCRHMEITDYIDDPRFGTAEQIAAHTADAVEILGKAMATRTLAEWSTRFATLAGPWAPVQDTLQAAADAQVRANEYLVQAGELELVSNPVQFDVAAPRSGPAPAFAEQTDEILEEIGLDWDRIIELKTAGAVT; from the coding sequence GGTCCTCGAGGTCGCGATGTACGGCTTCGTGCCGTCGTGCGGCGCGGTGCTCGGTGAGTGGGGCGCCGAAGTAGTCAAGGTCGAGCATGCGGTGACCGGCGACCCGCAACGCGGTCTGCGCCAGACCGGCCCGCTGCGGGTCGAGGGTGACCCGAATCCCAATGTGGAACATGCCAATCGGGGAAAACGCAGCATCGGGCTGGATATGTCGGTGTCGGGTGGCCGGGAGGTGCTGCTCGAACTCGTCCGGCGTTCGGATGTCTTCCTCACCAGCTTCCTGCCCGGGCATCGCCGCAAGTTCGGCATCGACGTCGACGACATCCGGGCGGTCAACCCGAAGATCATCTACGCGCGCGGCAGTGCCTTCGGCCCGCGCGGGCAGGAATCAGAGAAGGGCGGCTATGACATGACCGCCTTCTGGTGCCGAGCCGGTACCGCCGCCACCATCACCCCGCCTGGGATCGAAGGCATGATCGGACCGCCCGGGCCTGCCTACGGCGACACCATCTCCGGCACGAATCTGGCCGGCGGGATCGCCGCGGCCCTGTTCAAGCGGGAACGCACCGGCGAGCCGTCGGTGGTCGACGTGTCGCTGCTGGGCAGCGGCCTGTGGGCGATGGGCCACACCATCGCGCTGACCCAGCATCTGGGGGAGCGGATGGTGGCTCCGGTGCCCGGCGTGCACGGTTCGCCCATCAATCCTCTGGTCGGTCTCTACGAAACCGCCGACGGGCGCTACATCTCGTTCGTGATGATGCAGCCGACGAAGTTCTGGGCGGATGTGTGCCGCCACATGGAGATCACCGACTACATCGACGATCCGCGGTTCGGCACGGCGGAGCAGATCGCCGCCCACACCGCCGACGCGGTGGAGATCCTCGGGAAGGCCATGGCCACCCGCACCCTGGCCGAGTGGTCGACGCGGTTCGCCACCCTGGCCGGCCCGTGGGCGCCGGTGCAGGACACCTTGCAGGCCGCCGCCGACGCTCAGGTCCGGGCCAACGAGTATCTGGTGCAGGCAGGCGAACTGGAGTTGGTGTCCAACCCGGTGCAGTTCGACGTCGCGGCACCACGCAGCGGGCCGGCTCCTGCTTTCGCCGAACAGACCGACGAGATCCTCGAGGAGATCGGCCTGGACTGGGACCGCATCATCGAACTCAAGACCGCCGGCGCGGTCACGTAG